Proteins from a single region of Segatella copri:
- a CDS encoding ABC transporter permease: MHMNSSLFTLHSSLLSEVWSTSKRNKLRTSLTGFAVAWGIFMLIFLLGAGNGLINAQLQQSTRFLANSMRVFPGETSKAYKGLKEGRSITLNDKDILISNKTYGQYVDDVGGRLEQYNVNINYGDNYVASQSLVGVAPTHPKIDKTELIAGRFINEIDMKEQRKNVVLSRSQAKELCKDYHSLVGKNVKISNLNFQVVGIYKDDESRNNTEAFIAYSTIKTIYAKGDDAGSLEFTIKNLKTREDNKQFEKNYRASINNNHQAAPDDDRTIWLWNRYMDNIQMNQGIAIMQTALWIVGLFTLLSGIVGVSNIMLITVKERTREFGVRKAIGAKPWSILKLIITESIIITSFFGYIGMVCGVAANEIMDATIGHTTVDTGLFKAAMFVNPTVGIGTCIGATITIVIAGTIAGLIPAIKAARIRPIEALRAE, translated from the coding sequence ATGCATATGAATTCTTCACTCTTCACTCTACACTCTTCACTCCTCTCAGAGGTTTGGAGCACGTCGAAGCGCAACAAGCTCCGCACTTCGCTCACGGGATTTGCCGTTGCCTGGGGAATCTTCATGCTGATATTCCTGCTGGGCGCCGGCAACGGACTGATTAATGCCCAGTTGCAGCAAAGCACCCGATTCCTAGCCAACTCCATGCGAGTATTCCCGGGCGAAACCTCCAAGGCTTACAAGGGACTGAAAGAAGGAAGAAGCATCACGCTCAACGACAAGGATATCCTCATCAGCAACAAGACCTATGGTCAATACGTAGATGATGTGGGCGGAAGACTGGAACAGTATAACGTGAACATCAACTATGGCGATAATTATGTGGCAAGCCAGTCATTGGTGGGTGTGGCTCCTACACATCCCAAAATCGACAAGACGGAGCTGATTGCCGGACGATTCATCAACGAAATCGATATGAAGGAGCAGCGCAAGAATGTGGTGCTGAGCCGAAGCCAGGCCAAGGAACTCTGCAAAGACTACCATTCGCTGGTGGGCAAGAACGTAAAGATCAGCAACCTCAACTTCCAGGTGGTGGGAATCTACAAGGATGATGAATCGCGCAATAATACCGAAGCCTTCATCGCCTACTCCACCATAAAGACCATCTACGCCAAGGGCGATGATGCGGGAAGTCTGGAGTTCACCATCAAGAACCTGAAGACCAGGGAGGACAATAAGCAGTTTGAAAAGAACTACCGCGCCAGCATCAACAACAACCATCAGGCTGCACCTGATGACGACCGTACCATCTGGCTATGGAACCGATACATGGACAACATCCAAATGAACCAGGGAATCGCCATCATGCAGACGGCACTCTGGATAGTAGGTCTGTTCACCCTGCTGAGCGGAATCGTGGGCGTAAGCAACATCATGCTCATCACCGTGAAGGAGCGAACCCGAGAGTTTGGCGTAAGAAAAGCCATCGGAGCCAAGCCTTGGTCGATACTGAAGCTCATCATTACCGAGAGCATCATCATCACCTCGTTTTTCGGCTACATCGGAATGGTCTGCGGTGTGGCGGCAAACGAAATCATGGATGCAACCATCGGTCACACCACCGTAGATACCGGACTGTTTAAAGCCGCCATGTTTGTGAACCCTACGGTGGGCATCGGCACCTGTATCGGCGCCACCATCACCATCGTCATCGCAGGCACCATCGCCGGACTCATCCCAGCCATCAAGGCTGCAAGAATCCGACCGATAGAAGCGCTGAGAGCGGAGTAA
- a CDS encoding ABC transporter ATP-binding protein produces MSLIHLKGVNKTYQGAQPLHVLKGIDLDIERGEFVSIMGASGSGKSTLLNILGILDNYDTGEYRLNDVLIKDLSETRAAEYRNKMIGFIFQSFNLISFKTAVENVELPLFYQGVSRKKRHELAMEYLDKLGLKQWANHYPNEMSGGQKQRVAIARALITKPEIILADEPTGALDSKTSVEVMDLLKELHQKEGMTIVVVTHESGVANETDKVIHIKDGLIGSIEDNRDHHLVSKDYVK; encoded by the coding sequence ATGTCATTAATTCATCTAAAAGGCGTCAACAAGACCTACCAGGGTGCTCAGCCACTCCATGTACTGAAGGGCATCGACCTCGACATCGAACGTGGCGAGTTCGTCAGCATCATGGGTGCTTCCGGCTCGGGAAAATCCACCTTATTAAATATACTGGGTATTCTCGACAACTACGATACGGGAGAATACCGACTCAATGATGTGCTCATCAAAGACCTCTCGGAAACCCGTGCTGCCGAATACCGCAACAAGATGATCGGCTTCATCTTCCAGTCGTTCAACCTCATCTCGTTCAAGACGGCGGTGGAAAACGTGGAGCTTCCACTCTTCTACCAGGGCGTGAGCCGCAAGAAGCGCCACGAACTGGCAATGGAATATCTCGACAAACTGGGCTTGAAGCAATGGGCCAACCATTATCCCAACGAGATGTCGGGAGGACAGAAGCAGCGTGTAGCCATCGCCCGTGCCCTCATCACCAAACCCGAAATCATCCTAGCCGATGAGCCTACCGGAGCCCTCGACTCCAAAACGAGCGTGGAAGTGATGGACCTGCTGAAGGAACTGCACCAGAAGGAGGGAATGACTATCGTGGTGGTAACCCACGAAAGTGGTGTTGCCAACGAGACCGATAAGGTTATCCATATCAAGGACGGACTCATCGGAAGCATCGAAGACAACAGAGACCATCATCTCGTATCGAAAGACTACGTAAAGTAA
- a CDS encoding GntR family transcriptional regulator, producing MNFSNDKAIYVQIAERLSDEILAGKYKEDERIPSVREYAVLLEVNANTTVKAYDLLATDEIIYNKRGLGYFVSAGAKKQIKKTRKKEFMKERLPELARQMQLLDISIDEVKEELEKNLKKIKI from the coding sequence CAATATACGTACAGATAGCCGAACGATTGAGCGATGAAATTCTGGCGGGCAAGTACAAGGAGGACGAGCGAATACCGAGCGTCAGGGAATATGCCGTACTGCTGGAGGTAAATGCCAACACAACCGTGAAGGCATACGACCTGCTTGCCACCGATGAGATTATCTACAACAAGCGAGGCCTAGGCTACTTTGTTTCCGCAGGAGCCAAGAAGCAGATTAAGAAGACCCGCAAGAAGGAGTTTATGAAAGAAAGACTCCCGGAACTCGCCCGACAAATGCAGCTTCTCGACATCTCCATCGATGAAGTGAAGGAAGAGTTGGAGAAGAATCTCAAAAAGATAAAGATATGA